From the genome of Cynocephalus volans isolate mCynVol1 chromosome 14, mCynVol1.pri, whole genome shotgun sequence, one region includes:
- the CCDC142 gene encoding coiled-coil domain-containing protein 142 isoform X1 — protein sequence MARASHPGGSLPPLATVPQLWAQPGVAGEEQWEGRRAGALRGEARGWLGLPMAGSIPCLDPRPGGAPGGQPWWPALADEGEDHEAGAADRRLEPAEGGPIPPALQRLRVVLLRLHREREQLLQARDCARHLQVAVRLLRTLSLGTPSRGPSPLSQLCRDLQLHPSRGEVLRFGLRDALEPLLLARSVGLAAQRLDAAIEMQLRALGRAPSSPGLSSQLAELLQALPAYHRLQGEAMSHVPGAARPFPPARVLRLLTAERGCQVASRLHEALRGSGLWDQLSRWCHEERELLPGLLGLTGSVAGSASSGPRLGRAGALWSQYWTLLWAVCAQSLDLNLGPWRDPRAAAQQLSQALGQAPLPQECEKELASLCRSLLHQSLIWSWDEGFCQALGSTLGDQSSLPSSSRTTELLQQLFPPLLDALREPRSGLICRLPGPASIALGLCTLQTTLLWFLGRAQQHLAAWAPGSFLLLIQKDLPPLVHEAETLSSLASEESLALEVEQQLGLEIRKLTAQIQLLPDKSLSLFFQECHKQATQGFKLYMPRGRYWRLRLCSEPPSVPSEYAGLVVRTVLEPVLQGLQGLPSQAQAPALSQTLTAILDAWLDHILTHGIRFSLQGALQLRQDFGVVRELLEEEQWGLSPDLRRTLFTLSIFQRLDGALLCLLQQPLPKTQVHRRPPCCCTSNEVQTMELPSCSLNSLESLEPPLHPGSSPAQRAQLLSTLGGRGPSPEAYLVGNQQAWLALRQHQRPRWHLPFLSCLGTNPES from the exons ATGGCCCGGGCGTCTCACCCAGGTGGCTCTCTGCCTCCGCTCGCCACCGTGCCCCAGCTGTGGGCTCAGCCCGGGGTCGCTGGGGAGGAGCAGTGGGAGGGAAGGCGGGCGGGCGCTCTCCGCGGGGAGGCTCGTGGCTGGTTGGGGCTGCCTATGGCCGGGAGCATCCCCTGCCTGGACCCACGGCCCGGcggagctcctggagggcagccGTGGTGGCCAGCGCTGGCGGACGAGGGCGAGGACCACGAGGCTGGCGCTGCGGACCGGAGGCTGGAGCCAGCAGAGGGCGGCCCGATCCCTCCCGCGCTGCAGCGTCTCCGGGTCGTGTTACTGCGGCTGCACCGCGAGCGAGAGCAGCTCCTCCAGGCCCGGGACTGCGCCCGCCACCTTCAGGTGGCCGTGCGCCTCCTGAGGACCCTGAGTCTCGGCACGCCATCCCGCGGCCCTAGCCCCTTGTCCCAGCTGTGCCGCGATCTGCAGTTGCACCCTTCCCGCGGGGAGGTCCTGCGATTCGGACTTCGGGACGCTCTCGAGCCGCTACTCCTGGCGCGTTCCGTCGGACTGGCTGCCCAGCGCCTGGATGCTGCCATCGAGATGCAGCTTCGCGCTCTGGGCCGGGCGCCCTCCAGCCCCGGCCTGTCGTCCCAACTCGCCGAGCTGCTGCAAGCGCTCCCCGCCTACCACAGGCTGCAGGGAGAAGCCATGAGCCACGTCCCAGGGGCAGCGCGCCCTTTCCCCCCGGCCCGTGTGCTCCGTCTCCTGACGGCGGAACGGGGTTGCCAGGTGGCAAGTCGGCTGCATGAGGCGCTCAGGGGATCGGGATTGTGGGATCAGCTCAGCCGTTGGTGCCATGAGGAACGGGAGCTGCTCCCAGGGTTGCTGGGCCTGACAGGGAGTGTGGCGGGTTCAGCCAGCAGTGGACCAAGGCTTGGAAGGGCTGGAGCCCTATGGAGCCAGTATTGGACCCTGCTGTGGGCAGTCTGTGCTCAGAGTCTGGACCTAAATCTGGGACCCTGGAGGGACCCTAGGGCAGCAGCACAACAGCTGAGTCAGGCACTGGGTCAGG CACCCCTGCCTCAGGAGTGTGAGAAGGAGCTGGCTTCTCTGTGTCGCAGTCTACTTCATCAGTCTCTTATCTGGAGCTGGGACGAAG GTTTCTGCCAGGCCTTGGGATCTACTCTTGGGGATCAGAGCAGCCTTCCCTCATCCTCTCGTACTACTGAACTTTTGCAAcagctctttcctcctctcttggATGCCCTTCGAGAACCCAGGTCAGGACTGATCTGTCGGCTTCCAG GTCCTGCATCCATCGCCTTGGGGCTCTGCACCCTGCAGACTACCTTGCTCTGGTTCTTGGGCAGAGCTCAGCAGCACCTGGCAGCATGGGCCCCAGGTTCCTTCTTGCTCCTAATCCAAAAGGACTTACCT CCATTAGTGCATGAAGCAGAAACTCTGTCTAGCCTGGCCTCAGAGGAGAGCTTAGCTCTGGAGGTGGAGCAGCAGCTGGGCCTGGAGATCCGGAAGCTGACTGCACAGATCCAG ctcctgcctgacAAGTCACTAAGTCTCttttttcaagaatgtcataaACAAGCTACACAGGGCTTCAAGCTCTACATGCCACGGGGTCGGTACTGGCGGCTTCGTCTCTGTTCTG AACCTCCCAGTGTTCCTAGTGAGTATGCTGGTTTGGTGGTCCGCACTGTACTGGAGCCTGTGTTGCAAGGACTGCAGGGATTGCCGTCCCAAGCCCAGGCCCCTGCCCTCAGTCAGACACTGACAGCCATCTTGGATGCCTGGCTAGACCACATCCTCACTCATGGGATCCGATTCAG CCTGCAGGGGGCACTGCAGCTCAGACAAGACTTTGGAGTGGTCAGGGAGTTGCTGGAAGAGGAGCAGTGGGGCCTGTCCCCGGATCTTCGCAGGACTCTGTTCACACTCAGCATCTTCCAGCGGCTGGATGGGGCCCTGCTATGTCTGTTGCAGCAGCCCCTGCCCAAGACTCAAGTCCACAGGAGGCCTCCCTGTTGCT GTACTTCTAATGAGGTCCAGACCATGGAGTTGCCCAGCTGCAGCCTCAACAGCCTGGAGAGCTTGGAGCCCCCTCTCCATCCTGGATCATCCCCAGCCCAGAGAGCTCAGCTGCTAAGCACACTGGGGGGAAGGGGACCTAGCCCTGAGGCCTACTTGGTGGGAAATCAGCAGGCCTGGCTTGCCCTGAGGCAGCACCAACGCCCCCGTTGGCACCTGCCTTTTCTCTCCTGCCTAGGGACCAATCCTGAATCCTAA
- the MOGS gene encoding mannosyl-oligosaccharide glucosidase isoform X1 yields the protein MPRGERRRRAAPAEGARPAERSARSGPGRRDGRGGGARGAAGAAALAVVVLSLALGLSGRWVLAWHRARRAVTLHSAPPALPPDSSSPTVAPDLFWGTYRPHVYFGMKTRSPQPLLTGNRAPGRRLIWAPSFPPEQGLMWAQQGATPETPKLRHTCEQGDGVGPYGWEFHDGLSFGRQHIQDGDLRLTTEFVKRPGGQHGGDWSWRVTVEPQASSTSALPLVSLFFYVVSDGKEVLLPEVGAKGQLKFISGHTSELGDFRFTLLPPTSPGDTAPKYGSYNVFWSSNPGLPLLTEIVKSRLNSWFQHRPPGASPERYLGLPGSLKWEDRSPSGQGQGQGQFLIQQVTLKVPFSVELVFESGSARTGGNRAREQLAGSILTQALESHAEAFREHFEKTFRLEEKGLSPGEQALGQAALSGLLGGIGYFYGQGLVLPDMGVEGSEQKMDAALFPPVPLFTAVPSRSFFPRGFLWDEGFHQLVVQRWDPRLTREALGHWLGLLNADGWIGREQILGDEARARVPPEFVVQRAVHANPPTLLLPVAHMLEVGDPADLAFLRRAFPRLYAWFSWLHQSQAGPVPLSYRWRGRDPALPTLLNPKTLPSGLDDYPRASHPSATERHLDLRCWVALGARVLTKLAEHLGETKVAAELGQLAANLEAEEILDELHWAPELGVFADFGNHTRAVQLKPRPPQGLVRVVGRPQPHLQYVDALGYVSLFPLLLRLLDPNSSRLGPLLDILADSRHLWSPFGLRSLAASSPFYGQRNSEHDPPYWRGAVWFNVNYLALGALYHYGHLEGPHQARAAKLHSELRANVVGNVWQQYQATGFLWEHYSDRDGRGIGCRPFQGWTSLVLLAMAEDY from the exons ATGCCTCGGGGCGAGCGGCGACGCCGCGCAGCGCCGGCAGAGGGAGCGCGGCCAGCCGAGAGGTCGGCTCGGAGCGGCCCGGGGCGACGGGACGGCCGGGGCGGCGGGGCCCGTGGCGCGGCCGGGGCAGCGGCTCTGGCCGTCGTGGTCCTGTCTCTGGCCCTGGGTCTGTCGGGGCGCTGGGTGCTGGCGTGGCACCGTGCGCGGCGGGCGGTCACGCTACACTCCGCGCCCCCAGCGCTGCCCCCCGACTCCTCCAGCCCCACCGTGGCCCCGGACCTCTTCTGGGGAACCTACCGCCCTCACGTCTACTTCGGCATGAAGACTCGCAGCCCGCAGCCCCTTCTCACCGGTAACCGGGCCCCGGGCAGACGCTTAATCTGGGCGCCCAGCTTCCCGCCAGAGCAAG gactGATGTGGGCGCAGCAGGGCGCTACCCCAGAGACCCCTAAGCTCAGGCACACGTGTGAGCAGGGGGACGGCGTGGGTCCCTATGGCTGGGAGTTCCACGACGGTCTCTCCTTCGGGCGGCAACACATCCAGGATGGGGACTTAAGGCTCACCACTGAGTTCGTCAAGAGGCCTGGGGGTCAGCACGGAGGGGACTGGAGCTGGAGAGTGACTGTAGAGCCTCAG GCGTCAAGTACCTCTGCCCTCCCTTTGGTCTCCCTGTTCTTCTATGTGGTGTCGGATGGCAAGGAAGTCCTACTACCAGAGGTTGGGGCCAAGGGGCAGTTGAAGTTCATCAGTGGGCATACCAGTGAACTTGGTGACTTCCGCTTTACACTTTTGCCACCAACCAGTCCAGGGGATACTGCTCCCAAGTATGGCAG CTACAATGTCTTCTGGTCCTCCAACCCAGGACTGCCCCTGCTGACGGAGATTGTGAAGAGTCGCCTAAATAGCTGGTTTCAGCATCGGCCCCCAGGGGCCTCCCCTGAACGCTACCTTGGCTTGCCAGGATCTCTGAAGTGGGAAGACAGAAGCCCAAGTGGGCAAGGGCAGGGACAAGGGCAATTCTTGATACAGCAGGTGACACTGAAAGTCCCCTTTTCTGTGGAGTTGGTGTTTGAATCAGGCAGTGCCCGGACAGGAGGAAACCGAGCCCGAGAGCAGCTGGCAGGCAGCATACTGACCCAGGCCCTGGAGAGCCATGCTGAAGCCTTTAGAGAACACTTTGAGAAGACCTTCCGGCTGGAGGagaagggtctgagccctgggGAGCAGGCTTTGGGTCAGGCTGCCCTCAGCGGCCTCCTTGGAGGAATCGGCTACTTTTATGGACAGGGTCTGGTGTTACCAGACATGGGGGTAGAAGGGTCTGAGCAGAAGATGGACGCAGCCCTCTTTCCACCTGTCCCTCTTTTCACAGCAGTACCCTCCCGGTCATTTTTCCCACGAGGCTTCCTTTGGGATGAGGGTTTTCATCAACTGGTGGTCCAGCGGTGGGATCCCCGACTCACCCGGGAGGCCCTAGGCCACTGGCTAGGGTTGCTCAATGCTGATGGCTGGATTGGGCGGGAGCAGATACTGGGGGATGAGGCCCGAGCCCGGGTGCCCCCAGAATTCGTGGTGCAACGGGCAGTCCATGCCAATCCCCCAACCCTGCTTTTGCCTGTAGCACACATGCTAGAGGTTGGTGACCCTGCTGATTTGGCCTTCCTCCGCAGGGCCTTCCCCCGCTTGTATGCCTGGTTCTCTTGGCTCCATCAGAGCCAGGCAGGTCCAGTGCCACTATCCTACCGCTGGCGGGGCCGGGACCCAGCCTTGCCAACCCTACTGAACCCCAAGACATTGCCCTCGGGGCTGGATGACTACCCCCGGGCTTCACACCCTTCAGCCACTGAGCGGCACTTGGACCTGCGATGCTGGGTGGCACTGGGTGCCCGTGTGCTGACAAAGCTGGCAGAGCATCTGGGAGAGACCAAGGTGGCTGCCGAGTTGGGCCAACTGGCTGCTAATCTGGAAGCAGAGGAGATCCTGGATGAACTGCACTGGGCCCCAGAGCTAGGGGTCTTTGCAGACTTTGGGAACCACACGAGAGCAGTCCAGCTGAAGCCTAGGCCCCCCCAGGGGCTTGTTCGAGTGGTGGGCCGGCCCCAACCTCACTTACAATATGTAGATGCCCTGGGCTATGTCAGTCTTTTTCCCTTGCTGCTGCGGCTGCTAGACCCCAACTCGTCCCGCCTTGGGCCCCTGCTAGACATCCTAGCTGACAGCCGCCATCTCTGGAGCCCCTTTGGTTTGCGCTCCCTTGCAGCCTCCAGTCCTTTTTATGGCCAGCGCAATTCAGAGCATGACCCTCCCTACTGGCGGGGTGCTGTGTGGTTCAATGTCAACTACCTGGCCTTGGGAGCGCTCTACCACTACGGGCATCTAGAAGGTCCCCACCAGGCCCGTGCTGCCAAACTCCACAGTGAGCTCCGTGCCAATGTGGTGGGCAATGTGTGGCAGCAATACCAGGCTACAGGTTTCCTGTGGGAGCACTACAGTGACAGGGATGGGCGGGGTATAGGCTGCCGCCCTTTCCAGGGCTGGACCAGCCTTGTCTTACTGGCCATGGCTGAAGACTACTGA
- the CCDC142 gene encoding coiled-coil domain-containing protein 142 isoform X2, translating to MARASHPGGSLPPLATVPQLWAQPGVAGEEQWEGRRAGALRGEARGWLGLPMAGSIPCLDPRPGGAPGGQPWWPALADEGEDHEAGAADRRLEPAEGGPIPPALQRLRVVLLRLHREREQLLQARDCARHLQVAVRLLRTLSLGTPSRGPSPLSQLCRDLQLHPSRGEVLRFGLRDALEPLLLARSVGLAAQRLDAAIEMQLRALGRAPSSPGLSSQLAELLQALPAYHRLQGEAMSHVPGAARPFPPARVLRLLTAERGCQVASRLHEALRGSGLWDQLSRWCHEERELLPGLLGLTGSVAGSASSGPRLGRAGALWSQYWTLLWAVCAQSLDLNLGPWRDPRAAAQQLSQALGQAPLPQECEKELASLCRSLLHQSLIWSWDEGFCQALGSTLGDQSSLPSSSRTTELLQQLFPPLLDALREPRSGLICRPLGLCTLQTTLLWFLGRAQQHLAAWAPGSFLLLIQKDLPPLVHEAETLSSLASEESLALEVEQQLGLEIRKLTAQIQLLPDKSLSLFFQECHKQATQGFKLYMPRGRYWRLRLCSEPPSVPSEYAGLVVRTVLEPVLQGLQGLPSQAQAPALSQTLTAILDAWLDHILTHGIRFSLQGALQLRQDFGVVRELLEEEQWGLSPDLRRTLFTLSIFQRLDGALLCLLQQPLPKTQVHRRPPCCCTSNEVQTMELPSCSLNSLESLEPPLHPGSSPAQRAQLLSTLGGRGPSPEAYLVGNQQAWLALRQHQRPRWHLPFLSCLGTNPES from the exons ATGGCCCGGGCGTCTCACCCAGGTGGCTCTCTGCCTCCGCTCGCCACCGTGCCCCAGCTGTGGGCTCAGCCCGGGGTCGCTGGGGAGGAGCAGTGGGAGGGAAGGCGGGCGGGCGCTCTCCGCGGGGAGGCTCGTGGCTGGTTGGGGCTGCCTATGGCCGGGAGCATCCCCTGCCTGGACCCACGGCCCGGcggagctcctggagggcagccGTGGTGGCCAGCGCTGGCGGACGAGGGCGAGGACCACGAGGCTGGCGCTGCGGACCGGAGGCTGGAGCCAGCAGAGGGCGGCCCGATCCCTCCCGCGCTGCAGCGTCTCCGGGTCGTGTTACTGCGGCTGCACCGCGAGCGAGAGCAGCTCCTCCAGGCCCGGGACTGCGCCCGCCACCTTCAGGTGGCCGTGCGCCTCCTGAGGACCCTGAGTCTCGGCACGCCATCCCGCGGCCCTAGCCCCTTGTCCCAGCTGTGCCGCGATCTGCAGTTGCACCCTTCCCGCGGGGAGGTCCTGCGATTCGGACTTCGGGACGCTCTCGAGCCGCTACTCCTGGCGCGTTCCGTCGGACTGGCTGCCCAGCGCCTGGATGCTGCCATCGAGATGCAGCTTCGCGCTCTGGGCCGGGCGCCCTCCAGCCCCGGCCTGTCGTCCCAACTCGCCGAGCTGCTGCAAGCGCTCCCCGCCTACCACAGGCTGCAGGGAGAAGCCATGAGCCACGTCCCAGGGGCAGCGCGCCCTTTCCCCCCGGCCCGTGTGCTCCGTCTCCTGACGGCGGAACGGGGTTGCCAGGTGGCAAGTCGGCTGCATGAGGCGCTCAGGGGATCGGGATTGTGGGATCAGCTCAGCCGTTGGTGCCATGAGGAACGGGAGCTGCTCCCAGGGTTGCTGGGCCTGACAGGGAGTGTGGCGGGTTCAGCCAGCAGTGGACCAAGGCTTGGAAGGGCTGGAGCCCTATGGAGCCAGTATTGGACCCTGCTGTGGGCAGTCTGTGCTCAGAGTCTGGACCTAAATCTGGGACCCTGGAGGGACCCTAGGGCAGCAGCACAACAGCTGAGTCAGGCACTGGGTCAGG CACCCCTGCCTCAGGAGTGTGAGAAGGAGCTGGCTTCTCTGTGTCGCAGTCTACTTCATCAGTCTCTTATCTGGAGCTGGGACGAAG GTTTCTGCCAGGCCTTGGGATCTACTCTTGGGGATCAGAGCAGCCTTCCCTCATCCTCTCGTACTACTGAACTTTTGCAAcagctctttcctcctctcttggATGCCCTTCGAGAACCCAGGTCAGGACTGATCTGTCGGC CCTTGGGGCTCTGCACCCTGCAGACTACCTTGCTCTGGTTCTTGGGCAGAGCTCAGCAGCACCTGGCAGCATGGGCCCCAGGTTCCTTCTTGCTCCTAATCCAAAAGGACTTACCT CCATTAGTGCATGAAGCAGAAACTCTGTCTAGCCTGGCCTCAGAGGAGAGCTTAGCTCTGGAGGTGGAGCAGCAGCTGGGCCTGGAGATCCGGAAGCTGACTGCACAGATCCAG ctcctgcctgacAAGTCACTAAGTCTCttttttcaagaatgtcataaACAAGCTACACAGGGCTTCAAGCTCTACATGCCACGGGGTCGGTACTGGCGGCTTCGTCTCTGTTCTG AACCTCCCAGTGTTCCTAGTGAGTATGCTGGTTTGGTGGTCCGCACTGTACTGGAGCCTGTGTTGCAAGGACTGCAGGGATTGCCGTCCCAAGCCCAGGCCCCTGCCCTCAGTCAGACACTGACAGCCATCTTGGATGCCTGGCTAGACCACATCCTCACTCATGGGATCCGATTCAG CCTGCAGGGGGCACTGCAGCTCAGACAAGACTTTGGAGTGGTCAGGGAGTTGCTGGAAGAGGAGCAGTGGGGCCTGTCCCCGGATCTTCGCAGGACTCTGTTCACACTCAGCATCTTCCAGCGGCTGGATGGGGCCCTGCTATGTCTGTTGCAGCAGCCCCTGCCCAAGACTCAAGTCCACAGGAGGCCTCCCTGTTGCT GTACTTCTAATGAGGTCCAGACCATGGAGTTGCCCAGCTGCAGCCTCAACAGCCTGGAGAGCTTGGAGCCCCCTCTCCATCCTGGATCATCCCCAGCCCAGAGAGCTCAGCTGCTAAGCACACTGGGGGGAAGGGGACCTAGCCCTGAGGCCTACTTGGTGGGAAATCAGCAGGCCTGGCTTGCCCTGAGGCAGCACCAACGCCCCCGTTGGCACCTGCCTTTTCTCTCCTGCCTAGGGACCAATCCTGAATCCTAA
- the MRPL53 gene encoding large ribosomal subunit protein mL53: protein MAAALARLGLRSVQQVRVQFCPFEKNVESTRTFLQAVSSEKVRSTNLNCSVIADVRHDGSEPCVDVLFGDGHRLIMCGAHLTAQEMFTAFATHVQARVAAESGDKPSADTGN from the exons ATGGCGGCGGCCTTGGCTCGGCTCGGGCTCCGGTCCGTGCAGCAGGTTCGGGTTCAATTCTGCCCTTTCGAGAAGAACGTGGAGTCGACCAG GACCTTCCTCCAGGCGGTGAGCAGCGAGAAGGTCCGCTCCACCAACCTCAACTGCTCGGTGATTGCGGACGTGAGACACGACGGCTCCGAGCCCTGCGTGGACGTGCTGTTCG GAGACGGGCATCGCCTGATAATGTGCGGCGCCCACCTCACCGCTCAGGAAATGTTCACTGCCTTCGCCACCCACGTCCAGGCCAGGGTTGCCGCGGAGAGCGGGGACAAGCCGAGCGCTGATACTGGGAACTGA
- the MOGS gene encoding mannosyl-oligosaccharide glucosidase isoform X2 gives MPRGERRRRAAPAEGARPAERSARSGPGRRDGRGGGARGAAGAAALAVVVLSLALGLSGRWVLAWHRARRAVTLHSAPPALPPDSSSPTVAPDLFWGTYRPHVYFGMKTRSPQPLLTGLMWAQQGATPETPKLRHTCEQGDGVGPYGWEFHDGLSFGRQHIQDGDLRLTTEFVKRPGGQHGGDWSWRVTVEPQASSTSALPLVSLFFYVVSDGKEVLLPEVGAKGQLKFISGHTSELGDFRFTLLPPTSPGDTAPKYGSYNVFWSSNPGLPLLTEIVKSRLNSWFQHRPPGASPERYLGLPGSLKWEDRSPSGQGQGQGQFLIQQVTLKVPFSVELVFESGSARTGGNRAREQLAGSILTQALESHAEAFREHFEKTFRLEEKGLSPGEQALGQAALSGLLGGIGYFYGQGLVLPDMGVEGSEQKMDAALFPPVPLFTAVPSRSFFPRGFLWDEGFHQLVVQRWDPRLTREALGHWLGLLNADGWIGREQILGDEARARVPPEFVVQRAVHANPPTLLLPVAHMLEVGDPADLAFLRRAFPRLYAWFSWLHQSQAGPVPLSYRWRGRDPALPTLLNPKTLPSGLDDYPRASHPSATERHLDLRCWVALGARVLTKLAEHLGETKVAAELGQLAANLEAEEILDELHWAPELGVFADFGNHTRAVQLKPRPPQGLVRVVGRPQPHLQYVDALGYVSLFPLLLRLLDPNSSRLGPLLDILADSRHLWSPFGLRSLAASSPFYGQRNSEHDPPYWRGAVWFNVNYLALGALYHYGHLEGPHQARAAKLHSELRANVVGNVWQQYQATGFLWEHYSDRDGRGIGCRPFQGWTSLVLLAMAEDY, from the exons ATGCCTCGGGGCGAGCGGCGACGCCGCGCAGCGCCGGCAGAGGGAGCGCGGCCAGCCGAGAGGTCGGCTCGGAGCGGCCCGGGGCGACGGGACGGCCGGGGCGGCGGGGCCCGTGGCGCGGCCGGGGCAGCGGCTCTGGCCGTCGTGGTCCTGTCTCTGGCCCTGGGTCTGTCGGGGCGCTGGGTGCTGGCGTGGCACCGTGCGCGGCGGGCGGTCACGCTACACTCCGCGCCCCCAGCGCTGCCCCCCGACTCCTCCAGCCCCACCGTGGCCCCGGACCTCTTCTGGGGAACCTACCGCCCTCACGTCTACTTCGGCATGAAGACTCGCAGCCCGCAGCCCCTTCTCACCG gactGATGTGGGCGCAGCAGGGCGCTACCCCAGAGACCCCTAAGCTCAGGCACACGTGTGAGCAGGGGGACGGCGTGGGTCCCTATGGCTGGGAGTTCCACGACGGTCTCTCCTTCGGGCGGCAACACATCCAGGATGGGGACTTAAGGCTCACCACTGAGTTCGTCAAGAGGCCTGGGGGTCAGCACGGAGGGGACTGGAGCTGGAGAGTGACTGTAGAGCCTCAG GCGTCAAGTACCTCTGCCCTCCCTTTGGTCTCCCTGTTCTTCTATGTGGTGTCGGATGGCAAGGAAGTCCTACTACCAGAGGTTGGGGCCAAGGGGCAGTTGAAGTTCATCAGTGGGCATACCAGTGAACTTGGTGACTTCCGCTTTACACTTTTGCCACCAACCAGTCCAGGGGATACTGCTCCCAAGTATGGCAG CTACAATGTCTTCTGGTCCTCCAACCCAGGACTGCCCCTGCTGACGGAGATTGTGAAGAGTCGCCTAAATAGCTGGTTTCAGCATCGGCCCCCAGGGGCCTCCCCTGAACGCTACCTTGGCTTGCCAGGATCTCTGAAGTGGGAAGACAGAAGCCCAAGTGGGCAAGGGCAGGGACAAGGGCAATTCTTGATACAGCAGGTGACACTGAAAGTCCCCTTTTCTGTGGAGTTGGTGTTTGAATCAGGCAGTGCCCGGACAGGAGGAAACCGAGCCCGAGAGCAGCTGGCAGGCAGCATACTGACCCAGGCCCTGGAGAGCCATGCTGAAGCCTTTAGAGAACACTTTGAGAAGACCTTCCGGCTGGAGGagaagggtctgagccctgggGAGCAGGCTTTGGGTCAGGCTGCCCTCAGCGGCCTCCTTGGAGGAATCGGCTACTTTTATGGACAGGGTCTGGTGTTACCAGACATGGGGGTAGAAGGGTCTGAGCAGAAGATGGACGCAGCCCTCTTTCCACCTGTCCCTCTTTTCACAGCAGTACCCTCCCGGTCATTTTTCCCACGAGGCTTCCTTTGGGATGAGGGTTTTCATCAACTGGTGGTCCAGCGGTGGGATCCCCGACTCACCCGGGAGGCCCTAGGCCACTGGCTAGGGTTGCTCAATGCTGATGGCTGGATTGGGCGGGAGCAGATACTGGGGGATGAGGCCCGAGCCCGGGTGCCCCCAGAATTCGTGGTGCAACGGGCAGTCCATGCCAATCCCCCAACCCTGCTTTTGCCTGTAGCACACATGCTAGAGGTTGGTGACCCTGCTGATTTGGCCTTCCTCCGCAGGGCCTTCCCCCGCTTGTATGCCTGGTTCTCTTGGCTCCATCAGAGCCAGGCAGGTCCAGTGCCACTATCCTACCGCTGGCGGGGCCGGGACCCAGCCTTGCCAACCCTACTGAACCCCAAGACATTGCCCTCGGGGCTGGATGACTACCCCCGGGCTTCACACCCTTCAGCCACTGAGCGGCACTTGGACCTGCGATGCTGGGTGGCACTGGGTGCCCGTGTGCTGACAAAGCTGGCAGAGCATCTGGGAGAGACCAAGGTGGCTGCCGAGTTGGGCCAACTGGCTGCTAATCTGGAAGCAGAGGAGATCCTGGATGAACTGCACTGGGCCCCAGAGCTAGGGGTCTTTGCAGACTTTGGGAACCACACGAGAGCAGTCCAGCTGAAGCCTAGGCCCCCCCAGGGGCTTGTTCGAGTGGTGGGCCGGCCCCAACCTCACTTACAATATGTAGATGCCCTGGGCTATGTCAGTCTTTTTCCCTTGCTGCTGCGGCTGCTAGACCCCAACTCGTCCCGCCTTGGGCCCCTGCTAGACATCCTAGCTGACAGCCGCCATCTCTGGAGCCCCTTTGGTTTGCGCTCCCTTGCAGCCTCCAGTCCTTTTTATGGCCAGCGCAATTCAGAGCATGACCCTCCCTACTGGCGGGGTGCTGTGTGGTTCAATGTCAACTACCTGGCCTTGGGAGCGCTCTACCACTACGGGCATCTAGAAGGTCCCCACCAGGCCCGTGCTGCCAAACTCCACAGTGAGCTCCGTGCCAATGTGGTGGGCAATGTGTGGCAGCAATACCAGGCTACAGGTTTCCTGTGGGAGCACTACAGTGACAGGGATGGGCGGGGTATAGGCTGCCGCCCTTTCCAGGGCTGGACCAGCCTTGTCTTACTGGCCATGGCTGAAGACTACTGA